A genomic window from Deinococcus aquaedulcis includes:
- a CDS encoding DUF2243 domain-containing protein — protein MTTSLPSDRAAPPALTWGSTLLGIGLGGFFDGIVLHQLLQWHHLLSSVYAPTTLDNLKLNTLADGFFHAATWVFTVLGVALLWSGTRSGHAPRRTSALLGGLLLGWGLFNVVEGLIDHQLLQIHHVRPGPHQLAYDLGFLAWGALMMVLGWALLRRFHTRP, from the coding sequence ATGACGACATCCCTTCCTTCCGACCGCGCCGCACCGCCCGCCCTGACCTGGGGCAGTACCCTGCTGGGGATTGGCCTGGGCGGCTTTTTCGACGGCATCGTGTTGCATCAGCTGCTGCAGTGGCACCATCTGCTGAGCAGCGTGTATGCCCCCACCACCCTGGACAACCTGAAGCTCAACACGCTGGCCGACGGTTTCTTTCACGCGGCCACCTGGGTTTTCACCGTGCTGGGGGTGGCGCTGCTCTGGAGTGGCACGCGCAGCGGCCACGCGCCCCGGCGCACCTCTGCGCTGTTGGGGGGGCTGCTTCTGGGCTGGGGACTTTTTAACGTGGTCGAGGGCCTGATTGACCACCAGCTGCTGCAGATTCACCACGTTCGCCCCGGCCCCCACCAGCTGGCCTATGACCTGGGCTTTCTGGCCTGGGGGGCGCTGATGATGGTGCTGGGTTGGGCCCTGCTGCGCCGCTTTCACACGCGGCCATGA